From a region of the Coprococcus comes ATCC 27758 genome:
- a CDS encoding relaxase/mobilization nuclease domain-containing protein, protein MATLKHINSKNADYGAAEQYLLFEHDEFTMKPVLDETGRLIPREDYRLSTLNCDGEDFAVACMRANLRYQKNQRREDVKSHHYIISFDPRDGPDNGLTVDRAQALGEQFCKEHFPGHQALVCTHPDGHNHSGNIHVHIVINSLRIEEVPFLPYMDRPADTKVGCKHRCTDAALRYFKSEVMEMCHREGLYQIDLLNGSKNRVTDREYWAQKKGQAALDKQNAPMIADSITPRQTKFETNKEKLRQTLRKALATAASFDEFSSLLLQEGVTVKESRGRLSYLTPDRTKPITARKLGDDFDRAAVFAVLEQNAARAAEAPARSPDPPRTIKDRLQVARAEIAAPKQDGVQRLVDIEQKMAEGKGRGYERWAKIHNLKQAAKTLSVYQQYGFTSPEQLEAAVDTAYQKMRQTSGELKALETKLQGKKKLQRQVLAYAQTKAARDGLRAQKSEKARAAYRQAHESDFIIADAAARYFKAHGITKLPARKALQAEIEQLISEKDGLYNTYHEQKQRFKELQTVKRNIDQILRRDEPHRRKEQSHER, encoded by the coding sequence TTGGCAACACTCAAGCATATCAACTCTAAAAACGCCGACTACGGAGCCGCCGAGCAATATCTTCTCTTTGAGCATGACGAGTTTACCATGAAGCCCGTCCTTGATGAAACCGGCAGGCTTATCCCCCGCGAGGACTACCGGCTGTCCACGCTGAACTGCGACGGGGAGGATTTTGCCGTTGCGTGTATGCGGGCCAATCTCCGCTATCAGAAAAACCAGCGGCGGGAAGATGTGAAAAGCCACCACTACATCATCAGCTTTGACCCGCGGGACGGGCCGGACAACGGCCTGACCGTAGACCGGGCGCAGGCGTTGGGGGAACAATTCTGTAAAGAGCATTTTCCCGGCCACCAGGCCCTTGTCTGCACCCACCCGGACGGGCATAACCACAGCGGCAACATTCATGTGCATATCGTCATAAACAGCCTGCGGATTGAGGAAGTGCCGTTCCTGCCCTACATGGACAGGCCGGCCGATACGAAAGTCGGCTGCAAGCACCGATGTACCGACGCTGCCCTGCGCTACTTCAAATCCGAAGTCATGGAGATGTGCCACCGGGAGGGGCTTTATCAAATCGACCTCTTGAACGGCAGCAAGAACCGCGTCACCGACCGGGAGTATTGGGCGCAGAAAAAGGGACAGGCCGCGCTGGACAAGCAGAACGCCCCCATGATTGCCGATAGTATCACGCCCCGGCAGACCAAGTTTGAAACGAACAAGGAGAAGCTGCGGCAGACCCTACGGAAAGCCCTTGCCACCGCCGCCAGCTTTGACGAGTTTTCCTCTCTGTTGCTGCAGGAGGGTGTGACCGTCAAGGAGAGCCGGGGGCGGCTTTCCTACCTCACGCCGGACAGGACAAAGCCAATTACCGCCCGGAAGCTGGGCGACGATTTTGACCGCGCCGCTGTCTTTGCCGTTTTAGAGCAAAACGCCGCCAGAGCAGCCGAAGCGCCAGCCAGATCCCCCGATCCCCCACGCACCATAAAAGACCGCTTGCAGGTTGCCAGAGCCGAGATAGCCGCCCCGAAACAGGACGGAGTGCAGCGGCTTGTGGACATTGAGCAGAAAATGGCCGAGGGCAAAGGCCGGGGCTATGAACGCTGGGCGAAGATACACAATCTGAAGCAGGCCGCCAAAACGCTGTCCGTCTACCAGCAATACGGCTTTACTTCCCCGGAGCAGTTAGAAGCCGCCGTTGACACCGCCTATCAGAAAATGCGCCAGACCAGCGGCGAACTGAAAGCACTGGAAACGAAGCTGCAAGGGAAAAAGAAGTTGCAGCGGCAGGTGTTGGCCTACGCCCAGACCAAGGCCGCCCGCGACGGGCTGCGGGCACAGAAATCCGAGAAAGCCCGCGCCGCATACCGGCAGGCCCATGAGAGCGATTTTATCATAGCCGACGCAGCAGCCCGGTATTTCAAGGCGCATGGCATTACCAAGCTGCCCGCCCGGAAAGCGTTGCAGGCCGAGATCGAGCAGCTTATCTCCGAGAAAGACGGCCTGTATAACACCTATCACGAACAGAAACAGCGGTTCAAGGAGTTGCAGACCGTCAAGCGGAACATCGACCAGATTTTGCGCCGGGACGAGCCGCACCGCAGAAAGGAGCAGAGCCATGAGCGATAA
- a CDS encoding transposon-encoded TnpW family protein — protein MADNKQHDTRTTRRPDCVTEIRMGNSVLVVSGYFKKDTTTTAADKMARVLEAEAAATQEPTYPA, from the coding sequence ATGGCAGATAACAAGCAGCACGACACCCGCACCACCCGCCGCCCTGACTGTGTGACGGAAATCCGCATGGGCAATTCCGTCCTTGTCGTGTCCGGCTATTTCAAGAAAGACACCACAACCACAGCCGCCGACAAAATGGCGCGGGTACTGGAAGCGGAAGCCGCTGCTACACAGGAGCCGACTTATCCGGCGTGA
- a CDS encoding sigma-70 family RNA polymerase sigma factor: MTDQIAYQEYIQRRYNAFCKTVIRCAALDKILKLKRQWERQVSLDYLMNEKFVQFAASEPDEEYPFTVCGQTVLLCNAALADAISVLPEQTREEILRYYFLRQPQRVIGACIGRSRSTAGRHIQLALQRLREEMGVSRYE; the protein is encoded by the coding sequence ATGACCGACCAGATAGCCTATCAAGAATATATCCAGCGCAGGTACAACGCCTTTTGCAAGACTGTTATCCGCTGTGCCGCCTTGGACAAGATTTTGAAGCTTAAACGGCAATGGGAACGGCAAGTTTCCCTTGACTATCTGATGAACGAGAAGTTTGTCCAGTTTGCCGCGTCGGAGCCGGACGAGGAATACCCATTTACCGTCTGCGGTCAGACCGTCCTGCTCTGCAACGCCGCCCTTGCCGACGCGATCTCTGTTTTGCCGGAGCAGACGCGGGAAGAAATCCTGCGCTATTACTTTCTGCGCCAGCCGCAGCGCGTGATCGGCGCGTGTATTGGCCGGTCACGCAGCACAGCGGGGCGGCATATCCAGCTTGCCTTGCAGCGGCTACGCGAAGAAATGGGGGTGAGCCGGTATGAGTAG
- a CDS encoding helix-turn-helix domain-containing protein: protein MSRLLPYETILKAREGDPEAVNAVLLHYAGYIRYFSKVNGQVNAEVEDYVKQRLIDCQFKFRLDEPPDKS from the coding sequence ATGAGTAGACTTCTCCCCTATGAAACAATCCTCAAAGCCCGTGAGGGCGACCCAGAAGCCGTGAACGCTGTCCTGCTCCACTACGCCGGATATATCCGCTATTTCTCAAAAGTGAACGGGCAGGTCAACGCCGAGGTGGAGGACTATGTAAAGCAGCGGTTAATTGACTGTCAATTCAAGTTCCGGCTTGACGAACCACCGGACAAGTCATAA
- a CDS encoding class I SAM-dependent methyltransferase, whose translation MEYSKEDLMEAKKQIWGVGENMGTEESKKIWEENAQFWDNAMGDESNEFHREVVRPKVTELLSPNPADYILDIACGNGNYSSYLAQRGASVVAFDYSKKMIELAKRRQSQYAKQIEFCVADATDRKSILELKRNRAFTKAVSNMAIMDITDIEPLLMAVYELLQESGIFVFATQHPCFVTLTEKYMTPHSYYDIAIEGQPKEQIYYHRSIQDIFNLCFRAGFVIDGFYEECFKTNKEIPMVMIVRLKKVKRDSLK comes from the coding sequence ATGGAATATAGTAAGGAAGATTTAATGGAAGCAAAAAAGCAAATTTGGGGAGTGGGAGAGAACATGGGAACAGAGGAAAGTAAAAAAATCTGGGAGGAGAACGCACAATTTTGGGATAATGCAATGGGTGACGAATCTAATGAATTTCACAGAGAGGTAGTGCGTCCCAAAGTAACGGAACTTCTATCTCCTAATCCTGCGGATTACATTTTGGATATTGCGTGTGGCAATGGAAATTATTCTTCGTATCTTGCACAAAGAGGCGCTTCGGTTGTCGCTTTTGATTACAGCAAAAAAATGATAGAATTGGCTAAAAGACGGCAATCACAATATGCAAAACAAATTGAATTTTGTGTGGCGGATGCGACCGATAGAAAAAGTATATTAGAATTAAAAAGAAATCGAGCCTTTACGAAAGCAGTTTCTAATATGGCAATTATGGATATTACGGATATTGAACCACTTCTTATGGCTGTTTATGAACTGTTGCAGGAAAGCGGAATTTTTGTCTTTGCAACGCAACACCCTTGTTTTGTCACGTTGACTGAAAAATATATGACACCGCACAGTTACTATGATATAGCGATTGAAGGGCAACCGAAAGAGCAGATTTATTATCATCGTTCCATACAAGATATTTTTAACCTTTGTTTTAGAGCTGGATTTGTCATTGATGGATTTTATGAAGAATGTTTTAAAACCAACAAAGAAATTCCTATGGTAATGATAGTAAGGCTTAAGAAGGTAAAACGTGATAGCTTAAAATAA
- a CDS encoding YccF domain-containing protein yields the protein MGCLGNVLWFVFGGAVSGLSWCLAGCLWCITVVGIPVGMQCFKFAALSFFPFGKEVQYGGGAGSFLLNIIWLIVSGLPLALEHLALGTALCVTIIGIPFGLQQFKLAKLALMPFGAEVY from the coding sequence ATGGGATGCCTGGGAAATGTGTTGTGGTTTGTGTTTGGCGGCGCAGTCAGTGGGCTGAGCTGGTGTCTGGCAGGTTGTCTCTGGTGTATTACCGTTGTGGGGATTCCGGTGGGGATGCAGTGTTTTAAATTTGCGGCGCTTAGTTTTTTCCCCTTTGGAAAAGAGGTGCAGTATGGTGGCGGAGCTGGTTCGTTCCTTTTGAATATCATCTGGCTGATTGTATCCGGTCTGCCTCTTGCACTGGAGCATCTGGCGTTGGGTACAGCTTTATGTGTGACGATTATCGGAATCCCGTTTGGTTTACAGCAGTTTAAACTGGCGAAACTGGCATTGATGCCGTTTGGTGCGGAGGTGTATTAA
- a CDS encoding cysteine-rich VLP domain-containing protein, whose translation MSDNLPHMDYRQHRRARRLVHECCNYDEGNCLLLDDGEPCVCVQSISFSLMCHWFRVAVLPLDGELAAALLCRGSRKRCAVCGAAFVPKSNRGKYCPDCAGRMKKIKAAERKRKQRQRCHALEPFKPA comes from the coding sequence ATGAGCGATAACCTGCCCCACATGGACTACCGCCAGCACCGGCGGGCGCGGCGGCTGGTACATGAGTGCTGTAACTACGATGAGGGGAACTGCCTGCTATTGGACGACGGGGAGCCTTGCGTGTGCGTCCAGAGCATTTCCTTTTCCCTCATGTGCCACTGGTTCCGTGTGGCTGTCCTGCCCCTTGACGGGGAGCTGGCCGCAGCCCTCTTGTGCCGGGGAAGCCGGAAACGGTGTGCCGTCTGCGGGGCGGCCTTTGTCCCCAAATCCAACCGGGGAAAATACTGCCCCGACTGCGCCGGGCGCATGAAGAAAATCAAAGCCGCCGAGAGAAAGCGGAAACAAAGGCAGAGATGTCACGCTTTAGAGCCTTTCAAACCCGCATAA
- a CDS encoding EcsC family protein — MRLFDKRTPLQKEWEKLEVQEQRFLQKRSEKRESILNQKLEEKIPPKLQKTLDTAFAKAFALIFEKGTGVIEKTYQRTKLEQDYQVRQYMADVKQNSKSLRSFSKKARDTGTKNLLLSGVSGIGMGVLGIGLPDIPVFTGMILKNIYETALQYGYSYESREEKYFILLLIRGAVSYGDTLCEIDGKVNEFIRNGILPEEYQDKEQIEQTAGALSKELLYMKFLQGIPVVGAVGGAYDAVYMKRITEYAELKYRHRYLAGRKKAENGQLCKRCKSYRDI; from the coding sequence ATGCGATTATTTGATAAAAGGACACCGCTTCAGAAGGAGTGGGAAAAGCTGGAAGTACAGGAGCAGAGATTCCTTCAGAAGCGTTCAGAGAAAAGGGAGAGCATTCTGAATCAGAAACTGGAGGAAAAGATACCGCCGAAACTTCAGAAAACATTGGATACCGCTTTTGCGAAGGCATTTGCTCTGATTTTCGAGAAAGGAACCGGGGTTATTGAAAAGACGTATCAGCGGACAAAACTGGAGCAGGATTATCAGGTGCGGCAGTATATGGCGGATGTAAAGCAGAATTCCAAATCCCTCCGCTCTTTTTCTAAAAAGGCAAGAGATACGGGAACAAAGAATTTACTGCTATCCGGTGTGTCTGGAATCGGGATGGGCGTATTGGGAATCGGTCTGCCGGATATTCCGGTATTTACAGGGATGATTTTAAAGAATATTTATGAGACTGCTCTGCAGTATGGATACAGCTATGAAAGCAGGGAAGAAAAATATTTTATCTTATTATTGATCCGGGGAGCAGTATCCTATGGGGATACACTTTGTGAGATTGACGGGAAAGTAAATGAATTTATCAGAAACGGAATACTGCCGGAAGAGTATCAGGATAAGGAGCAGATCGAACAAACGGCGGGAGCTTTGTCAAAAGAGCTTCTGTATATGAAGTTCTTACAGGGAATTCCGGTGGTTGGTGCTGTAGGCGGAGCTTATGATGCAGTCTACATGAAACGGATCACAGAGTATGCAGAGCTGAAATACCGGCACAGGTATCTGGCGGGGCGGAAAAAGGCAGAGAATGGACAATTATGTAAAAGGTGTAAAAGTTATAGAGATATATGA
- a CDS encoding DUF5301 domain-containing protein, whose protein sequence is MDNYVKGVKVIEIYDAANKELLVKYDDKHNIDKVISALNIKSWKETEKSIGMNPKYTIKFYCDTTNQDEEKDIKEITLYENGEYATIFITSPGGVKQNYKTSIDISELVI, encoded by the coding sequence ATGGACAATTATGTAAAAGGTGTAAAAGTTATAGAGATATATGATGCCGCAAATAAGGAATTGCTGGTAAAGTATGATGATAAGCATAATATAGACAAGGTTATTTCTGCTTTAAATATAAAATCATGGAAAGAGACAGAAAAAAGCATAGGTATGAACCCTAAATATACCATAAAATTTTATTGCGATACTACGAACCAAGATGAAGAAAAAGATATAAAAGAAATTACCCTTTATGAAAATGGGGAATATGCTACGATTTTTATTACTTCTCCTGGCGGAGTAAAACAAAACTATAAAACGAGCATTGATATTTCTGAATTGGTTATCTAA
- the tet(W) gene encoding tetracycline resistance ribosomal protection protein Tet(W), whose translation MKIINIGILAHVDAGKTTLTESLLYASGAISEPGSVEKGTTRTDTMFLERQRGITIQAAVTSFQWHRCKVNIVDTPGHMDFLAEVYRSLAVLDGAILVISAKDGVQAQTRILFHALRKMNIPTVIFINKIDQAGVDLQSVVQSVRDKLSADIIIKQTVSLSPEIVLEENTDIEAWDAVIENNDELLEKYIAGEPISREKLAREEQQRVQDASLFPVYHGSAKNGLGIQPLMDAVTGLFQPIGEQGGAALCGSVFKVEYTDCGQRRVYLRLYSGTLRLRDTVALAGREKLKITEMRIPSKGEIVRTDTAYQGEIVILPSDSVRLNDVLGDQTRLPRKRWREDPLPMLRTTIAPKTAAQRERLLDALTQLADTDPLLRCEVDSITHEIILSFLGRVQLEVVSALLSEKYKLETVVKEPSVIYMERPLKAASHTIHIEVPPNPFWASIGLSVTPLSLGSGVQYESRVSLGYLNQSFQNAVRDGIRYGLEQGLFGWNVTDCKICFEYGLYYSPVSTPADFRSLAPIVLEQALKESGTQLLEPYLSFILYAPQEYLSRAYHDAPKYCATIETAQVKKDEVVFTGEIPARCIQAYRTDLAFYTNGRSVCLTELKGYQAAVGQPVIQPRRPNSRLDKVRHMFQKVM comes from the coding sequence ATGAAAATAATCAATATTGGAATTCTTGCCCATGTAGACGCTGGAAAGACGACCTTGACGGAGAGCCTGCTATATGCCAGCGGAGCCATTTCAGAACCGGGGAGCGTCGAAAAAGGGACAACGAGGACGGACACCATGTTTTTGGAGCGGCAGCGTGGGATTACCATTCAAGCGGCAGTCACTTCCTTCCAGTGGCACAGATGTAAAGTTAACATTGTGGATACGCCCGGCCACATGGATTTTTTGGCGGAGGTGTACCGCTCTTTGGCTGTTTTAGATGGGGCCATCTTGGTGATCTCCGCTAAAGATGGCGTGCAGGCCCAGACCCGTATTCTGTTCCATGCCCTGCGGAAAATGAACATTCCCACCGTTATCTTTATCAACAAGATCGACCAGGCTGGCGTTGATTTGCAGAGCGTGGTTCAGTCTGTTCGGGATAAGCTCTCCGCCGATATTATCATCAAGCAGACGGTGTCGCTGTCCCCGGAAATAGTCCTGGAGGAAAATACCGACATAGAAGCATGGGATGCGGTCATCGAAAATAACGATGAATTATTGGAAAAGTATATCGCAGGAGAACCAATCAGCCGGGAAAAACTTGCGCGGGAGGAACAGCAGCGGGTTCAAGACGCCTCCCTGTTCCCAGTCTATCATGGCAGCGCCAAAAATGGCCTTGGCATTCAACCGTTGATGGATGCGGTGACAGGGCTGTTCCAACCGATTGGGGAACAGGGGGGCGCCGCCCTATGCGGCAGCGTTTTCAAGGTTGAGTACACCGATTGCGGCCAGCGGCGTGTCTATCTACGGTTATACAGCGGAACGCTGCGCCTGCGGGATACGGTGGCCCTGGCCGGGAGAGAAAAGCTGAAAATCACAGAGATGCGTATTCCATCCAAAGGGGAAATTGTTCGGACAGACACCGCTTATCAGGGTGAAATTGTTATCCTTCCCAGCGACAGCGTGAGGTTAAACGATGTATTAGGGGACCAAACCCGGCTCCCTCGTAAAAGGTGGCGCGAGGACCCCCTCCCCATGCTGCGGACGACGATTGCGCCGAAAACGGCAGCGCAAAGAGAACGGCTGCTGGACGCTCTTACGCAACTTGCGGATACTGACCCGCTTTTGCGTTGCGAAGTGGATTCCATCACCCATGAGATCATTCTTTCTTTTTTGGGCCGGGTGCAGTTGGAGGTTGTTTCCGCTTTGCTGTCGGAAAAATACAAGCTTGAAACAGTGGTAAAGGAACCCTCCGTCATTTATATGGAGCGGCCGCTCAAAGCAGCCAGCCACACCATCCATATCGAGGTGCCGCCCAACCCGTTTTGGGCATCCATAGGACTGTCTGTTACACCACTCTCGCTTGGCTCCGGTGTACAATACGAGAGCCGGGTTTCGCTGGGATACTTGAACCAGAGTTTTCAAAACGCTGTCAGGGATGGTATCCGTTACGGGCTGGAGCAGGGCTTGTTCGGCTGGAACGTAACGGACTGTAAGATTTGCTTTGAATACGGGCTTTATTACAGTCCGGTCAGCACGCCGGCGGACTTCCGCTCATTGGCCCCGATTGTATTGGAACAGGCATTGAAGGAATCGGGGACGCAGCTGCTGGAACCTTATCTCTCCTTCATCCTCTATGCGCCCCAGGAATACCTTTCCAGGGCTTATCATGATGCACCGAAATACTGTGCCACCATCGAAACGGCCCAGGTAAAAAAGGATGAAGTTGTCTTTACTGGCGAGATTCCCGCCCGCTGTATACAGGCATACCGTACTGATCTGGCCTTTTACACCAACGGGCGGAGCGTATGCCTTACAGAGCTGAAAGGATATCAGGCCGCTGTCGGTCAGCCGGTCATCCAGCCCCGCCGTCCAAACAGCCGCCTGGACAAGGTGCGCCATATGTTTCAGAAGGTAATGTAA
- a CDS encoding sensor histidine kinase codes for MIKLGFVLLIAVILVQGMLFWKYQRQVKDICRQLSFLMKHDSNMLITREMDFGGIGELADVLNEWLELKRREKKEYLKKEEMISDTYTNLSHDIRTPLTSLDGYFQLMETCEDQEEQRRYMKIIQERIGSLKEMLEELFTFTKLKNDSFHLEMSSCCINKILKDTIFSYYDEWTGRGIEPEIQITDKLLFMNGNEQGIQRIFQNIIKNGLDHGEKKISISLEEVENNIRIQIKNQVCHVEKINVDQVFERFYKADEARSKTSSGLGLSIAKELVLRMDGKISARIEGNEFCVEIVFPK; via the coding sequence ATGATAAAACTAGGGTTCGTGCTATTGATAGCAGTGATACTGGTACAAGGAATGTTATTTTGGAAATACCAGCGGCAGGTGAAAGACATCTGCCGCCAGTTGTCGTTTCTGATGAAGCACGACAGCAACATGCTGATTACCAGAGAAATGGATTTTGGAGGCATTGGTGAGTTGGCAGATGTTTTAAACGAATGGCTGGAACTGAAGCGAAGGGAAAAGAAGGAATACTTGAAGAAAGAGGAGATGATTTCGGATACATATACAAATCTCTCACATGATATCCGTACTCCTTTGACATCCCTTGACGGATATTTTCAGTTAATGGAAACCTGTGAAGACCAGGAAGAGCAGAGACGGTATATGAAGATCATACAGGAGAGAATCGGCAGCCTGAAAGAAATGCTGGAAGAATTATTTACTTTTACAAAACTTAAAAACGATTCTTTTCATCTGGAAATGTCATCCTGCTGTATCAACAAGATTTTGAAAGATACCATATTTTCCTACTACGATGAATGGACGGGCAGAGGAATTGAACCGGAGATACAGATTACAGATAAACTGCTGTTTATGAACGGAAATGAACAGGGAATCCAGAGAATTTTTCAGAATATCATAAAAAACGGACTGGATCACGGGGAGAAGAAAATCAGTATTTCACTGGAAGAAGTTGAAAACAACATCCGGATACAGATAAAAAATCAAGTATGTCATGTGGAAAAAATAAATGTAGATCAGGTGTTTGAACGGTTTTATAAAGCGGATGAAGCACGCAGTAAGACTTCCAGCGGTCTCGGCTTATCAATTGCGAAAGAGCTGGTACTTCGTATGGATGGGAAAATCAGCGCCCGGATAGAAGGGAATGAGTTCTGTGTGGAGATTGTGTTTCCAAAATAA
- a CDS encoding plasmid mobilization protein has protein sequence MRKKYNTPHRSRVVKTRLSEDEYADFTARLAPYGISQSEFLRQAIRRATIRPVVHVSSVNDELLSAVGKLTAEYGRIGGNLNQIARYLNEYGVPYNTLSGEVRAAISDLAVLKYEVLKKVGDAVGNTQAYQL, from the coding sequence ATGCGAAAGAAATACAACACGCCCCACCGCAGCCGCGTTGTGAAAACCCGGCTGTCCGAAGATGAGTATGCCGACTTCACAGCGCGGCTTGCGCCCTATGGTATCAGCCAGTCCGAATTTCTCCGGCAGGCGATACGGCGGGCGACCATACGCCCGGTTGTCCATGTGTCGTCGGTCAATGACGAGTTGCTTTCCGCTGTCGGGAAGCTGACAGCCGAGTACGGCAGGATCGGCGGCAACCTCAATCAGATTGCCCGGTATCTGAACGAATACGGCGTACCCTACAACACCCTTTCCGGCGAGGTACGCGCCGCCATATCCGACCTTGCCGTCCTCAAGTATGAAGTCCTCAAGAAAGTAGGTGACGCGGTTGGCAACACTCAAGCATATCAACTCTAA
- a CDS encoding ATP-binding protein, with amino-acid sequence MKNEINAVLENMTTTIPEPEDYTGEDGLLYCGKCRKPKEAYFAPDKAAIFGRDRHPAECDCQRTAREEREAAEKRRRHLDTVEELKRRGFTDPTMRDWTFENDNGRNPQTGLARRYVEHWEDMRTDNIGCLFWGGVGTGKSYLAGCIANALMEKEIPVRMTNFALILNDLAASFEGRNEYISRLCRYPLLILDDFGMERGTEYGLEQVFNVIDSRYRSGKPLIVTTNLTLDDLHNPEDTAHSRIYDRLLSMCVPVRFTGDNFRQETAKRKMESMKKLITD; translated from the coding sequence ATGAAGAATGAAATCAACGCGGTTTTGGAGAATATGACGACCACCATCCCGGAGCCGGAGGACTACACCGGCGAGGACGGTTTACTGTACTGCGGCAAGTGCCGCAAGCCGAAAGAAGCCTATTTTGCGCCGGATAAGGCCGCTATCTTCGGGCGCGACCGCCACCCGGCAGAGTGCGACTGCCAGAGAACCGCCCGCGAGGAACGGGAAGCCGCCGAAAAGCGGCGCAGACACCTTGACACCGTGGAAGAACTGAAACGCCGGGGCTTTACCGACCCCACCATGCGGGACTGGACTTTCGAGAACGACAACGGCAGGAACCCGCAGACCGGGCTTGCCCGCCGGTATGTGGAGCATTGGGAAGATATGCGGACAGACAATATCGGCTGCCTGTTCTGGGGCGGCGTAGGCACCGGCAAAAGCTACCTTGCAGGCTGTATCGCAAACGCCCTCATGGAGAAAGAAATCCCCGTCCGCATGACGAACTTTGCTCTTATCCTCAATGACCTTGCCGCCAGCTTTGAGGGGCGCAACGAGTACATTTCCCGCCTTTGTCGTTATCCGCTGCTGATCCTTGACGACTTCGGCATGGAACGCGGGACGGAATACGGGCTGGAACAGGTGTTCAATGTGATTGACAGCCGTTACCGCAGCGGCAAGCCGCTGATCGTCACGACCAACCTTACGCTGGACGACCTGCACAACCCGGAGGACACCGCCCATTCCCGGATTTATGACCGCCTGCTTTCCATGTGCGTCCCGGTACGCTTTACCGGCGACAACTTCCGGCAGGAAACCGCCAAGCGGAAAATGGAGAGCATGAAGAAACTGATTACCGACTGA